agcccatcctatacccatcctggttctcacgagctccAAGGAGTGCTGGAGTCTTGCATACCCAGACTTGCAtacccagactcagtccacacccatgccaagggagactgtagccatgttcagaccagaccacagcccctactctggccccTGTGCTCTCCAGagggacccacaacccagccacggtgtccccttagctccccaaccaggcctgatcccagccacagatctcatgcatgccagttggttgctctgacccagcttggcatagcccctctcCTGTCATGGCctctgcctttggatgctgcagcctggcttgacccagccaacccctagtcccaactctcgctagtgggtactgcaacctgggcctgctcagtctgctctcatccctggctcatgcaaaccagtaggtgtgatagcccagCAGGACCTGCACTGCAGCCTGGTGTCTGTatttgccagtgggctatggtttgctcggCCCCGCCTGGTCCATCCTCTTCCCAAACCAACTCACACTCTTGCTGACAAATGGAGCTacactgcccagcctgcccaacacccaggcctggaccatgtgctcatcagtgggagctatgacccactagggtagtttcccaagttcccctgctcaggccactcccagaccacgcatgccagcaggtacttgGCCCCTAcctgacatggcctgccccatATGTCCAGGCCTTTGTATGAGGTGGTATGGCCTGACCTGCTCTACACCTTGTTTTAGGTTGTGCATGTGAGTGCTGCTGCCTGGACCTGCCCTACAAGTAAGCATAAAAGTCTTTCAAAATTAACCACAGTTCAAGCCAAAttattgcattttctttatttgcttgcAAGATACTACATGGGATATAATTTTGCATGAAATCACAGGGGAAACATGGTGAGAATAAATCACTTACACTACTCTTTAGAATGTTAGTCTAATTTTATAATGCACATACCTTTCAATTGACCCATTTCAAACATACAAGTCAATTGGTTTAGTAAATCATAGCTATGATTCATTTCTACAACAATGTTAGAACATTTAAATCAACCCAAAAAGAAATTGTAGTCATACTAACAGTCACTCTCCAGTCCCCATATGTCTGCACTCCCCAGCCTTGGGTAAGCATTCCATATACATGTGAGTACAGTCCTtggtcttttctctcttctttcacaGAGCAAAATGTTTTCAAGACTCATCATGTTGTAGCAAGGATCAGTACTTCATCAGTTTTCAGGGCTGAATAATAAAGCTCATTGTATGGATGTGCCACCCTTTggttatccatttctcttttaatGGTCATTTGGACTGTTTTCAATTTTTAGTTGTTATAAATCACTCTGTCCCCTTTCTGTAAGGTTTTCATGTTGCTCAGCCCCTTAGTTTGACCACACAAAACAACAAGATATAAAACTTCTACAGTCCTGTTAGACTTTAAGAGATAACCATTTTCATATGTGACATCACTAAGGTTTATCCTGACAGAGAAATTGGCACGTGACTATGTCAAGAATTATGAAATCCTAGAAAATGAAATGATCTGGAAGACTCCTTCAAACACTAAGTTAACAACTTATCACCTCCTATTAGCTCCctttgaagaaaaggaaagaccatATTGTGCATGTCCACTCTCTGTGGAAATGATCAACAGACATGAGTGAATCCCCTGCAGACAGCAAGTGCAACTGTGGGACTGGGCCTTAGACAGGTGTCATGTGTTGAATCTGACCGTTCCTCTTTCTGCTCTGAAGCGCTGGGTTCCCTCACCACGCCCACCTGTGCTTTACCTAACCCCTCCAAGGCACAGCAGTGTCTCTCTGGTTACCTCCTCTGCTGATGTCCTTGGGCAGCTTTCCATGCCCTGTCACAGAGACCCTCACTCTGACTCTAACCTGCCAAACGCTGCACTTCACCACAGAGCACATGCACTAAATGTCAGCATAGTAGCTTCCCTAGTGCTCTCATGAACTGTCCCCAAGCCTCCCCACCTCAAACACACACCCCAGAATCTAGTCTGCCAAGTGCCAAGTGGGAGGTGAGAGCTGCTGAGAAGTTCTCCATCAATGTTTACTAGATGTATGATCTGTAGCGTTTCCCATCAATACTAAGTGTGTGAGGCTGAAAGGGCCAAAACACTGATGACTTAGCTGCAGTCATCATTTATTAACTGATGACATAGTTCTCCAATGATTAGAACATTTGGGGACCTAAActtattctggaagttctcctatCAGGTATTATGGGTATTTGGCTGACACAAATTGAACTCTTCAATGGTCTGATAGAATAGAGACAAAATACAGAGAATGATTCTTAAAATTAGGTAATAAACTATTTCTTTTATTCTATAATTTTGGCTTTAATTTGATTGGAACTCAGCTGGAATTAGCTAAAACCAACTATGAGGAGAAAGCCTGGCCCTGGATTACAGCTTACTGCTTGGGGGCCCTGCCAAATCCTGCCACTTTTTTAGAGGAGGGTTTCCCTGAGCAGCCAGCTTTTTAAGATAGTCACTGGGCTCCAGCTGAGGAATATCAGGATTCTGTCTGTAATATTTCTCCAGCTTCTCTAGAACCATGGGCAAGCCAATAGTGGATGCATAGAACATGGGCCCACCTCTGTGTCTGGGCCAGTTGAACCCATGCAGATAGATAGCATCAATGTGCTCAGGGCTGGCAGCTAGCCCTTCCTCCAGAACACGGAAGCCTTCATTGATAAGTGCGTATAAGCTGCGCTCTAGGATCTCTTCCTGGCTGATGACACGAGGCTCAATGCCATAGGTTTCTCTGTACTCTGACAGGAATTCGGAAAGCCAAGGGTCAGGTTTAGGAATCCTACCCATTGGCCCATCATACTGATACCAACCCTTGCCTACCTTCTGGCCAAATCGTCCTGATTCACAGAGCATATCAGCAATTGGGCAGTATCTCCTGTTATTCCGCTTTCGGACAGGAGTTTCTGGAGGCAATGCAGGCCCAGTAAGGCCTTGCCCTTTCCGAATTCTCCAACCCACATCCAACCCAGAAAGGTCAGATACCCTGAAAGGTCCCATTCTAAAACCAAACTCTTCCAGCACCTGATCTATCTCCTCTGGCTTACTGCCATCTTCCAACAGGAAGTGCGACTGGTCGTAATATGGTCTCAGCATTCGGTTCCCAACAAAACCATGACAGTTACCTACAACCACTCCAACCTTTTTAATCCTTTTAGCTAAGCCCATGACAGTAGCAATGGTAGTAGGGGAGGAGTATTTGTTAGGAATCACCTCCAATAATCTCATAATGTGAGCTGGTGCAAAGAAGTGGGTGCCAATGACCATGTGGGGACGGTTTGTGGAAGAAGCAATCTCATCAACATCCAGGACGGAAGTGTTGCTGCACAAGAATGCTTCTGGCTTGCACACAGTGGACAATTCAGCAAAAACCTTTTTCTTCAAGTCCATGTCCTCAAACACTGCTTCAATGACTAAATCGACATCACTGAGTTTGTTCAGGGATGAAGTTAACCTGGGTTTTACTGCAGACCAAGAACGGCCCTTTTGCTTCATCATGGATTTTTCCTTTTCCAAGATAGAGGTTATCACCTTGTTTGCGGCTTCCAGCTGTTTTGGGTCTGATTCTACTCCAATCACAGGAATCTTGGCCCTTGCAAAACAAACGACAATGCCTCGGCCCATTGTTCCCAAACCTGTAGATaaataaagaaggagaaaaagaatgcTTCAATGGTTTGGGGAACTAGGAAATTCTCACTAGATGGAAAGCTTCTATTGCAGCATGGCATTTCAATTCTGTTGGTAAGAGAGAAGCTGAAGGAATGACTGTTATGGATGAACAGGAACAGTGGTTTGGTAGCTAAGCTGCCTTTGGGACACCTCTACCCCACCttgaagtgcctgagtttgggttctggctctgtttccaatttcACTTTCTATGAATTCCagaccttggaggcagcagtaatggttcaagtgattgggtccctggtACTCATGTGGTTGACTCAGATTGTGTCCCATCTCCCAGCGCTGGCCTGGATTAACCTtagtcattgtggacatttggggagtgaaacagtagatgggagttaactctctgtttttctgcctttcaattaattttaaaatagtgaagAACAGCAAGAATAGAGGCTTTGGAGGGGATAGCTAGCACAGCAGTTAGGATGGCTGTTGGGATTGTAATGTCTAGCTACAAGCTCCATTTCTAATTCCAACTTCCTTCTGATACACACTAGAAAATAGGAAGTGTACAGGGTCCTTGGTCCCATGCTGAAGGCTCAGcttgtttcaggctcctggttttggcgtggtgcagccccagctgtaATAGATACATGTGGAGTGAAGCTTTCTATCTGTCCATCTGtgcatctgtctgtctatctgtgtCTCCatatctgtctctgcctctctgcctttcaaataagagtaGGGCAGTTGATCAAATCATAGATGTAAGAGACATGAGAAAGGGAGCAGGTATGCCACAGTAGGTTAAGTTGTTCTGTAACATCTGGTGTGCCAGTTTGGGTCTCAACTGCTGTCTTtcccacttcctgttaatgcacctgggagccGACAActgtccaagtacttgagtgatGGCAGCCCAGCTATGGCATTGTAACCAGTTAAGAAGTGAGCAAAAGGGCTcagaatctgaaatctgaaagacCTAGAAGCAGACCCTGATACCACATGTGTTTAGGTCCCAAAGGCAAAGACAGTGTCTCCAGGTCTCATGTACAGCATGAAGACAAGTGCACAGGCTGGGTGAGAAATAGCTTAGCTAACAGAAGCAATGTTAAAGTTTAGCACAGAACCTGGTAGCCAGTGACGCTAGGCTGCAGATTTGGGAAATGCCACGAACCACCCAAGGTTCTTACCCACAACACCAACAGAAGAGATGGGCTGTGCCGATGCTGTCTTCCAGGATGCTCCAGAGGGAGTCGACCACTTACTTGCATTTCTTTCAGCAAAGAAAGCATACTGCAGGGCTCGAGCCTGACCTGATCCCCGGAGGTACATAAATAACTTGTCCTCCTCCTTGACGCCCATTTCATAGGGATACTTCACAGCAGCCTGCACGGCACGGACACACATCTCTGGGGCAAGGCACCCAGGTTGCTGCTTCCGTATCTTCATCAAGGCTTCAGTGAAAACGTCATCCATGTTGGGTAAGCTCTGAACTGGCTTCTTGTAGAGTCTGCGTGACTCTAGAGGTTGATCTGAAAGGCATAAAAAGGGACTAGAGCTTTGAAAATATTACTTAAACAAAGGGAATATGATTTTAtagtaataataatcataataacccatttaaaatgaatatatactGTTACATATTATTCATCAagacttcatttatttctttgagagggcaaggagagagaaaataaaaacagacagaaagaaccaggctcccatctgctggttcactcctcaaatgcctccaATGGCTGCGGGTGGGCAAGAATAAGGTGGCGTCTGTAATCCCagtgcaggtctctcacatgagcagCAGGGATCCACCTACTTGCACAATTATCTTCACATGCTGCCAAACCATTATCTGCCAGCAAGCACAGCTGAGCACACCCTGTTCTGGCTGTGGTCCAACACTCCTTCCTTACAGGTTTTCTGGCAAATTTTTACCCTCTCCATTTTGCTCATTGAAAGCTGTCAACCCACAGATCAAAAAGCAAAAgtttgaaaagaaggaaagaatgaaacaaacCAAATCTCTAGGAGTGCCATGAAAAGAACTCTTGATGGAAAATGATGAGTCCATTAAGTAAGAGTCATGACCAAAGATGGAGCTCAGCTGCTAACATGAACTCCAGAGGCAAACAGCTCTACCGCATGCTGAAGTGTTATGTGCTTCTTTGTGCTTTTAATTCTAATTCATAGTTAGAAATGATTTGTATGATCAGAAATCCCAAAAGTACAGCAGAGTAGACAATGAAAAACATCTTTCTAACTGTACCTACTGGATGACCAGCCCCCACTCCAGAGGCCATATGGCCCTATGCTCATTACTCCTTATGAAAAGGTTTGCAGAACAGACAATGATTCcatgtatatataagtatatattccATCTGATCATCTCATTCTGCTACTGCAATAGAAACTACTGTGTGGGAATATGGTGATTACCCAAAAGAAATCTCCAATAGAAATCAAGAATGCTTTCTCACTTGGCAATGCAATATGTTCCAGGAGTCAAATCCCACTGATGTATATGGTTCACTAATTTTTTAAGCTGTCTTACCTTCCATCACATGAATATCccagaaaaatatttaaggaGTTCCTTACTAAAATTGGTTTTTAGtttgtttctaaaacatttttattctatttttattgttactTCTTACCTAAAACTTTCTGGATGAATTTAATCGCTTCTTCAATTGGGTCTGAAACCACAACTTCATCAAGAATCCCCAGCTTGTCTGCTTCCCTTGCTGTAATGTATCTTCCtacaacaaaacaagacaaaatcaaATGTGAAATTAAAGGAAAAGTATTCTCTATAGCAAACAATATTATGTTTCCTGGAGACAAATAActcttattaaataaataaggaCAGCAAGGACTAAGTAAACAATTAAGAATTGTTGTAATCGAAAGAATTGGCAGATGTAATCAGAGAACTGGGATTCAAGCTCCACTcccttttttttcattattggtCACAGACCCAAAATCTCCCTACTGGTAAAAAGAAACAATCATGTTATCCCCACCACTAAGGTGAGGGCATGTTGGGTGAAATCTAAGAGAAAATCGGCTtctttaacaaaatgaaataaagtgaaTTAGGCCTGGCCTTTTCCCAAGGCACTGCTTCAGGAAATATCACTGTTGAACATAATGAAGATCAGTGGCACAGCCTACACAGTAGAATGGGTATTTTGATTTCCACATAAGGGCCACAGTAAATTAGAAAAAACCTAGTGTTAGAGCCATATTCCTGTTACTTTGATTCATCTGTGAGGTGTCAGGGAAACTTCAGAATTATATCCGGGAAAAGTTCCTTAAAGGGCCTTAATGTTCTACAAGGTTCTTCCCATAGTCTTCAAAGTCCTATGTGATGTGACTAATCCCCTACTACTTTTTCCCTTACTTCACTCCACTACTTAATCTCGTTCTTCCTAGAACTTCGTAAGTATGCCCCACATTcagggattttgttgttttctccgTATCTCATGTTTCTATCCAGATACTGTTATGACAGGGTTCCTGACCTGCTTCTTCATTCAGATGTCTTTTTGTAGATAATAAATATGTCAATCATCTTCAGTCCCCTAAAATCTTATGTATCTCCTTTCTGCTTGGTTTTTCCCTTAGCACATATGTCCACCTAACCTCTGGTCTACATTAATTATATGATATGTCAGCACAGGTGTGTATATAGTTGTGGTACACAGGATAAAGTGACCTCTAGTGAGTCTGATCTCTTGGTAACAAAGCCTCCTCCCATGCTGAATAGGGAAGACATGGATACCGACAGAAAATGGCACCTTACTGCAAAGCTAGGTCACGACAGACATTTCTCTCTTAACTGTCTCACTCTAGTGGAGGCCAGCTGCCAGGCTGTGAAGTCATGCAAGCAGCTTCTGCAGTCTGTACCAAACAGCCATTCAGTGGGACCATTTCAGAAGCAGATCCACTAGTGCCAGTCAAACCTCAGATGGCTGATACCTCCTGACAAACCCTCGGCTAGAATCCCACTAACTACTCCCCAAATCCTGACTTACAGAAACTTGCaaagaatcaaaacaaaaacaaaaacaaaaaaacactaccAATTAAATCAAGACCCTCGGTGAATGGGGAGTAGAGACTAATGCTCATTTTTAAACTAACCAAAATCAACAATAATGCTTATAGTTGTTTTCTCAGTAAACTCTCCTTGATGTCAGGAATTTCTGTCAGTTCAGATTACTGCTAGAGGTCAGTTTGTCAGAGAAAATAGAAGTTGCTGcatgaataattaaaaatcacttgaaaaaaaatcacttaaaaattatttgaacaaTGCATTTTGTTTATAGGTAGTAGAGTGagctctttcattaaaaaaatgtgtgctCACTTTATTGACTATTCTTCCCAAGACAGTCTATAGCAAAGTTCCCATGTTATTCTTGCCCAATTCCTCTCTTTTACCAAGTAAACGAATATAAGAATAAAAGCTAACATATTTATTATCATCATAATTACTTATTCTAAGCATATATGATGTGTATGAGGCTATTAAGCTTTGTCATATCACGACATAGtaagtattattattatccaCATTtatgaggaaaccaaggcacaaAAAAGCCAACTGAGTGATCCAAGTTCTTACAATTAGTTACTCTTCTTTGGAGTAACTTGTTTTATAGGTTCTTCCTTCAGTTTTAATTGAATTGAGCATCTTTTTATGTAGCTTTCAAACAACAATATGGGAATAAATTCAGAGTCTAAAGCTGTATTTTTCACATTCCCTGCTTAAAAAAACTACACTAACATATAATATCCTAATACTTGAAATCAAAACATTAGCTCATTTCCACAATAAAACTTGAAGCCTTGCCTTGAAGGGTTATCATGCTCATAATGTTTATTTATGTtataatgttttaaatgtatAGGAATGAACATCCCTGTCTATGAATAGTGACTGGAGCTACAATAAAACCCAAAATTTCGCATTTTGCACACACTCATTTAGAAGGCTCTCACATTTGATCTTCCTGGTAACACTCAAGAGGTTGTTGGAGAATGTGTCTCTCtccattttagagatgagaaaattAAGCATTTATTCCCTTTAAGATTATAACAGTAGTTAGTGGGCAAGCCAGGATGTTTGTTAATTCTCGTCTAGGTCCTCACACTGATTCCGACACTCATTGGCAAGGTTTGTACTGACCTGAGGTAATTAAGTCAAGGGCGGCAGGAACTCCAATGAGTCTAGGGAGAAGCTGGGTTCCTCTTGCACCAGGAAGAAGTCCTAGTTTGACTTCTGGAAAGCCAAATTCAGCCTATCAAAGGAAGGCATAAAGGCCATTACAATGCGAACATATGCTCAGAGTTAAGGCTAGAATTCCCATTGAATTTCTACAGCATGAGCAATAATGTTTCAGTGAATTCAACAAAATTTCCACAAAACAGATTAGTACACAGCCTCTCCTACTGGTACACATCTTTTCATTCAGTGAACAGCATAAACAGAGCTGTGCTGTCCTTAGTCTTTATAATGAAGCACATCTCTAGCTCCAGACATACCTTTACTCAGAATGTAATCAGCTTCAGAGAGCAAAATAATAGTCTCCCTAATGAAGCCTTACAAAACCCAGGAACCACAGCAAAGTGGAAAAATCAAAACCATAGAATGGCAGAGAACTGTTTTAAATTACATATTAGACATAGGATGGTTTCTATCTAGAAAACTGAAAGAACTTTCCCAAGCCAATAATAGATAAATAATCAATTAAAAGAGGACAAAGGATCAAGATGGACATTTCACCAAAGCAGAATCACATGATCAACAAGCACATGAAATGATGGTCAATTTTACTAATAATCAGGAGAATGTGaataaaaaaccacaatgaggaaTCACTAAAGATGGCtacagagagggcccggcggcgtggtctagcggctaaagtcctcgccttgaaagccccgggatcccatatgggcgccggttctaatcccggcagctccacttcccatccagctccctgcttgtggcctgggaaagcagtcgaggacagcccaatgctttgggaccctgcacccgcgtgggagacccagaagaggttccaggttcccggcatcggattggcgcgcaccggcccgttgcggctcacttggggagtgaatcatcggacggaagatcttcctctctgtctctcctcctctgtgtatatctggctgtaataaaatgaataaaatctttaaaaaaaaaaaaaaaaaaaaagatggctacagagagagacaagggtCTGTGCTGGGGCATCCTGGGTGGGgcaactgcatcccatatgggcaccaggttgaGGGTTTAGTTCTgcttgttccacttctggtcccactccctgcttatggcctggaaaagcagcagaagatggcccaagtccttgtgccttgcacccacatgggagactcagaggaagataCAGGTCCAAGACTTCAGACTAGCCCATCTCtaacctgttgtggccatttggagagtgagccagtgaatggaaaatctctttctctctctctcttccccatcctaccttcctcctttcctccttcctgcctccctccttttctgtaactctttcaaataaataaagtaaatctaaaaaaaaaaaaaaaaagagagagagagagatgtggtagcctagtggctaaagtccttgccttgcatatgctgggatcccatggggcgCCAGTTCTtaaccaggctgctccacttcccatccagctccctgcttgtggcctgg
This sequence is a window from Ochotona princeps isolate mOchPri1 chromosome 3, mOchPri1.hap1, whole genome shotgun sequence. Protein-coding genes within it:
- the LOC101522356 gene encoding peroxisomal bifunctional enzyme; this encodes MAEYLRLPNSLAMIRLRNPPVNAISASVLNGIKEGLEKAKADDTVRAIVLCGADGKFCAGADIHTFQAPKPLGFGLVNAVEELLKNEKPVVAAIEGMALGGGLELALGCHYRVAQIQAEFGFPEVKLGLLPGARGTQLLPRLIGVPAALDLITSGRYITAREADKLGILDEVVVSDPIEEAIKFIQKVLDQPLESRRLYKKPVQSLPNMDDVFTEALMKIRKQQPGCLAPEMCVRAVQAAVKYPYEMGVKEEDKLFMYLRGSGQARALQYAFFAERNASKWSTPSGASWKTASAQPISSVGVVGLGTMGRGIVVCFARAKIPVIGVESDPKQLEAANKVITSILEKEKSMMKQKGRSWSAVKPRLTSSLNKLSDVDLVIEAVFEDMDLKKKVFAELSTVCKPEAFLCSNTSVLDVDEIASSTNRPHMVIGTHFFAPAHIMRLLEVIPNKYSSPTTIATVMGLAKRIKKVGVVVGNCHGFVGNRMLRPYYDQSHFLLEDGSKPEEIDQVLEEFGFRMGPFRVSDLSGLDVGWRIRKGQGLTGPALPPETPVRKRNNRRYCPIADMLCESGRFGQKVGKGWYQYDGPMGRIPKPDPWLSEFLSEYRETYGIEPRVISQEEILERSLYALINEGFRVLEEGLAASPEHIDAIYLHGFNWPRHRGGPMFYASTIGLPMVLEKLEKYYRQNPDIPQLEPSDYLKKLAAQGNPPLKKWQDLAGPPSSKL